DNA sequence from the uncultured Cohaesibacter sp. genome:
TCAGATGGTTGCTGAAGCGAAGAATCTGGAACCCGCTCGACAGCAGCATCAGGGCCACCACCGCGATGGAAACGCCTGCGACCGTCCCCTTGCCGCCCGCAGGGTTCGTGCCGCCCAGAACGGCAATCAGAACCGCCTGCAACAGATAGGAGGTGCCATAGTCCGACTTGGCCGCATTGGTACGCCCGGACAGGATGATCCCCGCCATGCTGGCCAGAACACCCGACAGCATGTAGCTGTAGAGAATCATGCGTGACTTCTTCAGCCCGGCAAAGACCGCCGCCCGAGGGTTGGAGCCGATCAGCATCAGGTTCACCCCGATGGTCGTCCGCGTCAGCAGGAAGGCCACGCAGCCCGCAACAAGCAGGAACAGCAGGAACGGCACAGCAATCCCGAGAATCTTGCCATTGCCTAGCCACGCCCATGCCTCGGGGAAGCCGACAATCGCCGGACCGCCAGTCAGCACCAGAGCCAGCCCGACAAAGACCTGTCCCGTCCCCAGCGTCGCCAGAATGGGAATGATGTTGAGCTTGGTGATCAGAAAGCCATTGAGCGCCCCGGCAACAAGACCGACCCCCAGCGACAGACAGACCCCGAGCACAACCATCGCCCCATTGGCTTCCATGCCCATCTCGCCAGTGAGATAGTGGAACAGCACACCTGACAGAATCCCCGACAGGTTGGCGATCCCGACCACGGAAAGGTCAATCCCACCGGTGAGCATGGCAATCATCATCGCAATGGACAGAAGGCCGAGCTCCGGGAACAGATAGGTGATGGATTCAAAATTGTAGTAACGCAGGAACTTGTCCGGGCTCAACGCCGTCATGATGACAAAGATCAGCACGGTCATCATGATCAATTGCAGAATGTTGTTCTCGCGATTGACCATGCTGCGAAAATCCATGGAGAATTTCATGATCTCTCTCCTCACACGTTACGTTTGCGATCGCGCCAGGCCGTAATGGCCGTGGCTATGAGGATCACGATACCGACCACGACCCTTTGCCAGGTGGTTTCCACCTTCATGATGATCAGGCTGTTCTTGACCATAACCAGGATGAAGACGCCAAGCATGGTGCCAAGCACCGAGCCGCGCCCGCCGAAGATACTCGCCCCACCCAGAACGACGGCGGCAATCACGTCAAGCTCAAGCCCGACGAAATCACGCGGGTTGGCAAGCCAGATCATGCCACTGTGCAAGAGGCCCCCGAACCCGGCAAGCATTCCGGCAAAGCAGTAGATGAAGAAAATCGTCTTGCGCATGTCGAATCCGACACGCTTAGCCGCTTCCCCGTCCCCACCGAGCGCATAAACGCTGCGACCGATCATTGTGTAGCGCAGCACCAGATGCACGAGCACGGCAAGACCGACATAGATCAGCACCATGGCCGTCAGACCGAAGTGGGTGCCATCGGGCTTGGTCATGGAGATGACTTCCGTCTTGGCAAACTCGATCAGCGCATCAGGCATCTTGTTGATGTTGATCATGCTGGTGCCGACGACACCGAGCAGGAAGCCCTTGACCATGCTGCCTGTGCCCAACGTCACGATCAGCGGGATCATGCGGAACTTGTAGACGAAGAAGGCATTGAGGCAGCCAAACAGCATGCCCATGGTTGCCGCTGCAAGGAAGGGAATGATCACCCCGTCATAGCCGAGATAGATCATCGCCTTGACGGTGAGATACATCGCCGCCACAGCAAAGGCTGGAAAGGAGACATCGATGCCGCCGGAGATCATCACGATGAGAACCCCGAGCGCCATGATGCCAATGATCACGTTGCTGCGCAGAAGTGAGAAGATATTGTCGAGCTGCCAGAAAGCGGGGTTGATCAGTCCGATCAGGACCATGGCAAGCAGAAGGATGGCCGCAATGACAAATTCAGATCTTTTGAAGAGTTTCATGGCTTTGTCCTTACGTGAACGACTTCAGCTTGTTGCTGATCACATCTTCGAGGATGGCATCGCCTTCCAGTTCCTCGACGAACCGTCCGCGGTGCATGAGGACGACCCGGCTGCAATTCTGCGCAAGCTCGAGCACGTCATCCGAGATCATCAGCACGGCAAGGCCATGTGACCTGACCAACTCCCTGATCTTCTTGTGGATCTCCGCCTTGGAGCCGACGTCCACTCCAACGGTGGGACCGTTGAGGATCATCACCTTGGCGTTGGTCAGCAGCCAGCGCCCCAGCACAACGCGTTGGGCGTTGCCACCCGACAGCTCGCCGACCATCTTGTCGGCACTTGGCGTCGCGATCTGCATCGAGGCAATGGTCTCGTTGGCCACCGCATCGCTTCGGGCCATGTCGATGACACCGCCCTTGGCCATGCTGTCGAGCGAGGTTGCGATAATGTTGCGCTTGATCGACTGGGTGAGGAACAGCCCTTCCGTCAGGCGATCCTCGGGCACATAGGCAATCCCCTGCTCGATGGCATCCTGCACGCTGTCGAGTGAGACGCTGTTGCCGTCAATACGGATCGAACCGCTCTTGGCCGGCAGCATCCCGAACAGGCTGAGCGCCAGCTCCGTCCGACCAGAGCCAAGCAGACCGGAGACACCAACGATTTCACCCGGATAGAGCGAGAGATTGATGTCCTCATAATTGCCCGGCAGCGTCAGACCGCGCACGTCAAGCCTTGGCGTCTCGTCTTTGGCAGGCGGTGCCTTGCGATAGGGTTCGATGGCGATATCGAGCCCCGTCATGTGACGGATCACCGAGGCTTCGTCAAATTCGCTCGTCTGGCCTTCGGCGACTTTCTTGCCGTTGCGGATCACGGTCAGACGTTCGGAAATCTCGAGCATCTCGCGCATCTTGTGCGAGACGAACAGGATGGCAATACCGCGGCTCTGGATGTCCCGCACGATCCGGAACAGCGTCTCGACTTCCTTGCCCGTCAGAGCCGTCGTCGGCTCGTCCATGATGATGAGCTTGGCATCGGACATCAGGGCGCGCGCAATGGCGACAAGCTGTTTGCTTGAGGTCGGCAGGCTCTCCACATCGGCATCAAGATCGATATCGACCCCCAGCCGGTCCAGAGCCTCACGGGCCAGCTTTCGGACCCGACGCCAGCTGACGAGTTTGGTCTTCTCGCGCAGCTCCGTATTCAGTGCCAGATTCTCCGCTACGGTCAGATTGCCGAACAGGGAGAAGTCCTGATAGATCACCTGAATTGCGCGGTTGACGGACTCGATGGGAGAGAGGTGTTCAACCGTCTCGCCATCGATGACGATCTCACCGGATGTGGGCTGATAGACCCCGGAAATGATTTTGATAAGGGTGGACTTCCCCGAACCATTTTCACCGGCGAGACAATGTATCTCGCCCTTGTTGATGGTCAGGGAAACGTCGTCCAGTGCGCGCAGACCAAGGAATTGCTTCCCGATGCCGCGCAGTTCAATGAACGCTTCAGGCATGTGCAAACCAGGCGGTTGAAGTTTGGAAAGGGTAGAGGCGAGGAAGATGCGCATGCAACTCCCTCGCCCGAGGCGTCATGGTTAGAAGTTATATTCGTCCATGTTGTCCTTGGTCACACCGACCCAGCCAGCGCCATACAGCAGGTTGGGTTGATCCGCCACCGGAGTGATCAGATCGGTGTAGCCCGGCAGACCCAGATCAAGACCAGCCTTGATCTCGTCGGTTTTGCCTTCAAGAGCCATCACTGCGACCACGTTCATCGCATAACCGGCAACAGCAGGATCCCAGAACTGGATATACTGGATATCGTCGTTGGCAAGATATTCACCAGCCACAGACACAAGGCCGGTACCGGCAAAGAAGAGCTTGTCTTTGAGACCACGTTCAGCAATCAGACGACCGGCGCCAGCAGATGTTGGCATCGGGCCACCGACGATCCCTTTGAGATCGGGATAGGTGGTGAGGGTTTCTTTGAGCTTGTTGTAGTCAGTGTTGGCGTCGTCATAGGTTTCCAGACGCTCGGTGACCAGCTCCATATCAGGGAAGTTTTTCTTCTGATAGTCGATGGCGCCGTCAATCCACTCGTTCTGGGATTTCGAGGTCAGACTGCCAACGGTCGCGGCATACTTGCCCTCACCGTTCATGTAGCCACCAAGAACTTCCATCAGCTTCGCACCATAGGCATGGTTGTCGAAAGCTTCCAGAACAAAGTCCGCATTCTTGATGTTGGACGCTTCGTGAGCAACGACAACGATGCCGCGATCACGTGCTTTTTTCAGAACAGGCTCGACAGCCTCAACGGAGAAGGGAACGATAGCGATGGCATCGACGCCCTGTGCGATGAGGTTTTCGACGATCTGCACCTGTGCGGCAGCATCAGCCTGACTTGGGCCAAGCATCCAGGTGTCATGTCCGGTTTCCGAGCCGAACTGCTTGACACCGTCACGCATGCGGTCGAACCAGGCAATACCATCAACCTTGACGACCGTAGCAATGGAATATTCCTTGCCCGTTTCGCTCTTGTAGATGTCCTTGCGCACTTTGCTTGTGTCGACAGGACCGTCAGCCAAAGCAGGCCCGGCCACAAGCGCAGCCGCGACGAGCATTGATGAGAACAGAGACTTCATATATTCCTCCCTAGGATTGTCTAAGTCTTCTCTTGAGTGGTGGGAAAGATGGCACCGCTTTCCTCCAAGTCTGCGGTGCCTTCCCTAAAAGGGCATCAGCCGGAAATGATGGCTATGCTGGCGCTGGCGCCCAGACGCGATGCGCCTGCCTTGATCATTTTGAGGGCGTCTTGTTTGGTGCGAACGCCCCCCGATGCCTTGACCCCGAGATCGGGACCGACT
Encoded proteins:
- a CDS encoding ABC transporter permease; translated protein: MKFSMDFRSMVNRENNILQLIMMTVLIFVIMTALSPDKFLRYYNFESITYLFPELGLLSIAMMIAMLTGGIDLSVVGIANLSGILSGVLFHYLTGEMGMEANGAMVVLGVCLSLGVGLVAGALNGFLITKLNIIPILATLGTGQVFVGLALVLTGGPAIVGFPEAWAWLGNGKILGIAVPFLLFLLVAGCVAFLLTRTTIGVNLMLIGSNPRAAVFAGLKKSRMILYSYMLSGVLASMAGIILSGRTNAAKSDYGTSYLLQAVLIAVLGGTNPAGGKGTVAGVSIAVVALMLLSSGFQILRFSNHLIDFIWGAFLLLVIAINAFKNRAR
- a CDS encoding ABC transporter permease yields the protein MKLFKRSEFVIAAILLLAMVLIGLINPAFWQLDNIFSLLRSNVIIGIMALGVLIVMISGGIDVSFPAFAVAAMYLTVKAMIYLGYDGVIIPFLAAATMGMLFGCLNAFFVYKFRMIPLIVTLGTGSMVKGFLLGVVGTSMININKMPDALIEFAKTEVISMTKPDGTHFGLTAMVLIYVGLAVLVHLVLRYTMIGRSVYALGGDGEAAKRVGFDMRKTIFFIYCFAGMLAGFGGLLHSGMIWLANPRDFVGLELDVIAAVVLGGASIFGGRGSVLGTMLGVFILVMVKNSLIIMKVETTWQRVVVGIVILIATAITAWRDRKRNV
- a CDS encoding sugar ABC transporter ATP-binding protein, translating into MPEAFIELRGIGKQFLGLRALDDVSLTINKGEIHCLAGENGSGKSTLIKIISGVYQPTSGEIVIDGETVEHLSPIESVNRAIQVIYQDFSLFGNLTVAENLALNTELREKTKLVSWRRVRKLAREALDRLGVDIDLDADVESLPTSSKQLVAIARALMSDAKLIIMDEPTTALTGKEVETLFRIVRDIQSRGIAILFVSHKMREMLEISERLTVIRNGKKVAEGQTSEFDEASVIRHMTGLDIAIEPYRKAPPAKDETPRLDVRGLTLPGNYEDINLSLYPGEIVGVSGLLGSGRTELALSLFGMLPAKSGSIRIDGNSVSLDSVQDAIEQGIAYVPEDRLTEGLFLTQSIKRNIIATSLDSMAKGGVIDMARSDAVANETIASMQIATPSADKMVGELSGGNAQRVVLGRWLLTNAKVMILNGPTVGVDVGSKAEIHKKIRELVRSHGLAVLMISDDVLELAQNCSRVVLMHRGRFVEELEGDAILEDVISNKLKSFT
- a CDS encoding autoinducer 2 ABC transporter substrate-binding protein: MKSLFSSMLVAAALVAGPALADGPVDTSKVRKDIYKSETGKEYSIATVVKVDGIAWFDRMRDGVKQFGSETGHDTWMLGPSQADAAAQVQIVENLIAQGVDAIAIVPFSVEAVEPVLKKARDRGIVVVAHEASNIKNADFVLEAFDNHAYGAKLMEVLGGYMNGEGKYAATVGSLTSKSQNEWIDGAIDYQKKNFPDMELVTERLETYDDANTDYNKLKETLTTYPDLKGIVGGPMPTSAGAGRLIAERGLKDKLFFAGTGLVSVAGEYLANDDIQYIQFWDPAVAGYAMNVVAVMALEGKTDEIKAGLDLGLPGYTDLITPVADQPNLLYGAGWVGVTKDNMDEYNF